A genomic region of Brachionichthys hirsutus isolate HB-005 unplaced genomic scaffold, CSIRO-AGI_Bhir_v1 contig_402, whole genome shotgun sequence contains the following coding sequences:
- the LOC137916572 gene encoding transmembrane protein 14C-like isoform X2 translates to MSVDWLGYGYAGLVASGGVVGYAKAGSVPSLAAGLVFGGLAGCGAYQVSNDPQNVWVSLATSGSLAAVMGKRFYSSRKFMPAGLIAGASLLMVGKLSMALLQKPVAS, encoded by the exons ATGTCGGTGGATTGGCTCGGATATGGATACGCGGGCCTAGTTGCATCAGGAGGAGTCGTCGGTTATGCCAAAGCAG gcaGCGTCCCCTCCCTCGCTGCCGGCCTTGTGTTTGGTGGCCTGGCAGGTTGTGGCGCCTACCAGGTCTCCAATGACCCCCAAAATGTTTGGGTCTCCCTTG CTACATCGGGAAGTCTGGCTGCCGTCATGGGAAAGCGGTTCTACAGCTCCAGGAAGTTCATGCCAGCTGGTTTGATAGCTGGAGCAAG TCTTCTGATGGTGGGAAAGCTCAGCATGGCGCTGCTTCAGAAACCAGTGGCATCGTAA
- the LOC137916572 gene encoding transmembrane protein 14C-like isoform X1 → MCPNMSVDWLGYGYAGLVASGGVVGYAKAGSVPSLAAGLVFGGLAGCGAYQVSNDPQNVWVSLATSGSLAAVMGKRFYSSRKFMPAGLIAGASLLMVGKLSMALLQKPVAS, encoded by the exons AT GTGTCCCAACATGTCGGTGGATTGGCTCGGATATGGATACGCGGGCCTAGTTGCATCAGGAGGAGTCGTCGGTTATGCCAAAGCAG gcaGCGTCCCCTCCCTCGCTGCCGGCCTTGTGTTTGGTGGCCTGGCAGGTTGTGGCGCCTACCAGGTCTCCAATGACCCCCAAAATGTTTGGGTCTCCCTTG CTACATCGGGAAGTCTGGCTGCCGTCATGGGAAAGCGGTTCTACAGCTCCAGGAAGTTCATGCCAGCTGGTTTGATAGCTGGAGCAAG TCTTCTGATGGTGGGAAAGCTCAGCATGGCGCTGCTTCAGAAACCAGTGGCATCGTAA
- the LOC137916571 gene encoding serine/threonine-protein kinase MAK-like, translated as MNRYTTLKQLGDGTYGSVLMGRSKESGELVAIKRMKRKFYSWEECMDLREVKSLKKLNHANVVKLKEVIRENDHLYFVFEYMKENLYQLMKDRENKMFSENEIRNIMFQVLSGLVFVHKHGFFHRDMKPENLLCMGPELIKIADFGLAREIRSKPPYTDYVSTRWYRAPEVLLRSSTYSSPIDLWAVGCIMAELYTLRPLFPGNSEVDEIFKICQVLGTVKKMDWPEGHQLASAMNFRFPQCVPTHLKTLIPNASNEAIALMKDLLQWDPKKRPTAVQALRYPYFQVGQILGPRPQSQEVKKVPTRPQAQKQASETKTDAQQSSSESKTSASSTRSQKLQHHQHHQPLQPIPLPQSDNKPAGLSHAKAAPVGRDNTVTGGGTHPSRRRWGQTVNKTTDSWEEADPSETAASNSKKPSLGNAEEGRNLTELRPQPKEQKPLYSFSTVTKLPNNVRIGQMDSNLPGSAARRHYLSQSRYLPGLIGNSQTSATDKELSGMTLRDLWENSANTVLAPIGGGLSVTRANAEEGASKSADSPSEKTVVKERALEKPDLSKGNFVSTKYNLSGAYMPSFQKKEVGSVGQRIQLAPLAGQQTINLSSSPDNQKEKPKLATAKPISNSSFSETNEDYDGWRRRADRTQMKGSSYSALGKASGNLLSRAPAVQPVHGRVDWASKYGGNR; from the exons ATGAATCGCTACACCACCCTGAAGCAGCTGGGTGATGGCACCTATGGCAGCGTGCTAATGGGGAGAAGTAAAGAGTCAGGAGAACTAGTGGCTATCAagag AATGAAGAGGAAGTTTTATTCATGGGAAGAATGTATGGACCTAAGAGAGGTGAAG TCACTGAAGAAGCTTAACCACGCAAATGTGGTGAAACTGAAGGAAGTCATCCGGGAGAACGATCACCTCTACTTTGTCTTTGAGTATATGAAGGAGAACCTCTATCAGCTTATGAAGGACAG AGAAAATAAGATGTTCTCAGAGAATGAAATTAGGAACATCATGTTTCAAGTGCTGTCTGGGTTGGTTTTTGTGCATAAGCATG GGTTCTTTCACCGGGAcatgaagccggagaacctCCTGTGCATGGGACCAGAACTGATCAAAATAGCAGATTTTGGACTGGCCAGAGAGATCCGCTCCAAACCTCCCTACACGGACTATGTATCAACTAGATG GTACCGGGCTCCGGAAGTCCTGCTCCGATCATCCACTTACAGCTCTCCTATTGACCTGTGGGCCGTGGGTTGCATCATGGCTGAACTGTACACTCTCAGACCTCTTTTTCCTGGGAACAGTGAGGTGGATGAGATCTTTAAGATCTGCCAAGTCCTTGGCACTGTCAAAAAG ATGGATTGGCCAGAGGGTCACCAACTGGCTTCTGCTATGAACTTTCGCTTCCCTCAATGTGTGCCGAcacacctgaagaccctcatcCCTAATGCCAGCAATGAGGCTATTGCTCTGATGAAGGACCTGCTGCAGTGGGACCCCAAAAAAAGACCCACTGCTGTACAA GCCTTGCGTTACCCATATTTCCAGGTAGGTCAGATCTTAGGCCCTCGTCCTCAGAGCCAGGAAGTCAAGAAGGTCCCGACTAGGCCGCAAGCACAGAAACAGGCATCAGAGACCAAGACTGATGCCCAGCAGTCTTCCTCTGAGTCCAAAACCTCCGCATCCTCCACCAGAAGCCAAAAGCTGCAGCATCACCAGCATCACCAGCCTCTCCAGCCAATCCCGCTTCCCCAAAGCGACAATAAACCAGCAGGACTCAGCCATGCG AAAGCAGCACCAGTGGGCAGGGATAATACTGTTACTGGTGGTGGGACCCATCCCAGCCGTCGACGCTGGGGACAGACGGTCAACAAGACCACAGACAGCTGGGAGGAAGCCGACCCGTCAGAAACCGCAGCCTCCAACTCCAAGAAACCCAGCCTGGGGAACGCGGAGGAGGGGAGGAACCTTACGGAGCTCCGCCCACA ACCCAAAGAGCAGAAACCTTTATATTCCTTCAGCACAGTTACTAAGTTACCCAACAATGTTAGGATTGGACAAATGGACTCCAATCTCCCAGGATCTGCTGCACGGCGGCACTATCTGAGCCAGTCGAGATACTTGCCAG GTTTGATTGGGAACAGCCAGACTTCTGCCACAGACAAGGAGTTGAGTGGCATGACACTGCGTGACCTTTGGGAGAACTCTGCCAACACCGTACTCGCTCCTATTGGAGGAGGACTATCCGTCACCAGAGCCAATGCAG AAGAGGGCGCCTCTAAATCTGCAGATAGCCCATCAGAGAAAACTGTTGTCAAAGAAAGAGCGCTGGAGAAACCCGATCTCTCCAAAG GGAATTTTGTGAGCACCAAATACAACCTGTCCGGTGCTTATATGCCTTCATTCCAAAAGAAAGAGGTGGGCTCTGTGGGACAGAGAATCCAGCTCGCCCCCTTGGCTGGCCAACAAACAA TcaatctctcttcctctcctgataatcaaaaagaaaaaccaaaactTGCTACGGCCAAGCCCATATCCAACTCATCTTTCAGTGAAACTAATGAAG ATTACGATGGCTGGAGGAGAAGGGCGGACAGGACACAGATGAAGGGGAGCAGCTACTCGGCGCTGGGGAAAGCCTCTGGGAATCTCCTGAGCAGAGCTCCTGCTGTACAGCCCGTCCATGGCAGGGTGGACTGGGCCTCCAAATATGGTGGAAATCGCTAG
- the plcxd2 gene encoding PI-PLC X domain-containing protein 2, whose translation MKTRPAGIGKANADWMGSIPAALSAVPLKHIAVPGSHDSFTFWVDVHAPVGPDQKLYVKYLATMFSVFAKKVMVKWSMTQNLTFKEQLDAGIRYFDLRVSSKPGEPGTEIYFIHGLFGHKVRDGLLEIHSFLSRHRKEVVFLDFNHYYAMEAVHHVRLINMLQEVFGSRLCHNCAVEAVTLDYLWEKKHQVIVFYHHPSAQGIPAMWPGNKIPAPWANTTEPYKLTQFLETTLKERAKQGSFHVSQAILTPRVNTVAKGLVSGLRNYLVERNLPIIMSWVKAQRPGVDGVNIITSDFVELTDFADIVIKLNNLLLTEKGPKPR comes from the exons ATGAAGACCCGACCGGCAGGGATCGGCAAAGCCAATGCCGACTGGATGGGCTCGATCCCCGCCGCCCTCAGTGCCGTGCCTCTCAAACACATCGCCGTGCCAG GGTCTCATGATTCCTTTACCTTCTGGGTGGACGTGCATGCCCCCGTGGGCCCCGATCAGAAGCTGTATGTGAAGTACCTTGCAACCATGTTCAGCGTCTTTGCGAAGAAAGTCATGGTGAAGTGGTCCATGACCCAG AATCTGACATTTAAAGAGCAACTGGATGCAGGAATCCGCTACTTTGATCTCAGGGTTTCCTCCAAACCGGGAGAGCCTGGAACTGAGATCTACTTCATTCACGGTCTGTTTGGCCACAAG GTGAGAGACGGCTTGTTagagattcattcattcttaaGCAGACACAGGAAAgag GTAGTGTTTCTAGACTTTAACCACTACTATGCAATGGAGGCAGTGCATCATGTACGCCTCATCAACATGCTCCAGGAAGTGTTTGGCAGCAGGCTATGCCACAACTGTGCTGTGGAGGCCGTCACTCTGGACTACCTCTGGGAAAAGAAACACCAG GTGATTGTGTTCTACCATCATCCATCAGCTCAGGGCATCCCGGCCATGTGGCCTGGCAACAAGATCCCCGCTCCCTGGGCAAACACAACTGAGCCATACAAGCTCACACAG tTCCTGGAAACTACACTGAAGGAAAGAGCCAAGCAGGGCTCCTTCCACGTATCTCAGGCCATCCTCACTCCCAGGGTTAACACTGTGGCCAAGGGCCTAGTCTCGGGGCTACGCAACTACCTAGTGGAGAG AAACTTGCCAATAATCATGTCTTGGGTAAAGGCTCAGAGGCCCGGCGTGGACGGGGTCAACATCATCACCTCCGATTTTGTGGAGCTCACAGACTTTGCCGACATTGTCATCAAACTCAACAACCTGCTGCTGACTGAAAAGGGACCCAAACCAAGATGA